A region of Myxococcus stipitatus DSM 14675 DNA encodes the following proteins:
- a CDS encoding VOC family protein: MRITASAISLNVEDVSVSAAFVKRHFGFTEEMSADGFVSLSRKDAGFNLIFLRTGLASLKPESLKHRKAEGILVAFVVEDIDAEYRRLRDEGVRIVTPIETEPWGERFFQVADDNGVILQLVQWMSPPPEGVAS; this comes from the coding sequence ATGCGCATCACCGCATCCGCCATCTCCCTGAACGTCGAAGATGTGTCCGTGTCCGCGGCGTTCGTGAAGCGCCACTTCGGTTTCACGGAGGAAATGTCCGCGGACGGGTTCGTGTCCCTGTCGCGCAAGGACGCGGGCTTCAACCTCATCTTCCTGCGCACGGGGCTCGCGTCGCTGAAGCCCGAGTCGCTCAAGCACCGCAAGGCGGAGGGCATCCTGGTCGCGTTCGTCGTCGAGGACATCGACGCCGAGTACCGACGCCTGCGGGACGAGGGCGTCCGCATCGTCACGCCCATCGAGACCGAGCCCTGGGGCGAGCGCTTCTTCCAGGTGGCGGATGACAATGGCGTCATCCTCCAACTGGTCCAATGGATGAGCCCGCCACCGGAAGGCGTGGCGAGCTGA
- a CDS encoding TetR/AcrR family transcriptional regulator, which translates to MATHRSGAGDPARTLELLWRKDMPSAGQRGPKPTLNVDAIIASAVELADREGLEALTMRKLAERLSVGPMTLYTYVPGKAELVDLMLDQLYADMPRRAPEEAGWRARLEAVARDNQALYERHAWLSDVATSRPPLGPGLMAKYEYELGALEGLGLEAVEMDAALTFVLGFVESSARSTSRARAASAETAQTEESWWKAHEPLLARLMDPARYPLASRVGSAAGAAHGAAYSPDHAFGFGLQRVLDGLGTLILSRPSRRPPR; encoded by the coding sequence ATGGCCACACATCGCAGCGGCGCGGGGGACCCCGCCCGCACGCTGGAGCTTCTCTGGAGGAAGGACATGCCCTCGGCGGGGCAGCGAGGCCCCAAGCCGACGCTGAACGTCGACGCCATCATCGCCTCGGCGGTGGAGCTGGCGGACCGGGAGGGCCTGGAGGCGCTGACCATGCGCAAGCTCGCCGAGCGGCTCTCGGTGGGCCCCATGACGCTCTACACCTATGTCCCCGGCAAGGCGGAGCTGGTGGACCTGATGCTGGACCAGCTCTACGCGGACATGCCGCGTCGCGCGCCAGAGGAGGCCGGCTGGCGCGCCCGGCTCGAGGCGGTGGCCCGTGACAACCAGGCACTGTACGAGCGGCACGCCTGGCTGAGCGACGTCGCCACCAGCCGCCCACCCCTGGGCCCTGGGCTGATGGCGAAGTACGAGTACGAACTCGGCGCGCTGGAGGGGCTCGGCCTGGAGGCGGTGGAGATGGATGCGGCGCTGACGTTCGTGCTGGGCTTCGTCGAGTCCTCCGCGCGAAGCACGAGCCGCGCGCGCGCCGCCTCCGCCGAGACGGCGCAGACCGAGGAGTCCTGGTGGAAGGCGCACGAGCCCCTGCTGGCCCGCCTCATGGACCCGGCTCGCTATCCCCTGGCCTCGCGGGTGGGCTCCGCCGCGGGGGCCGCCCACGGCGCCGCCTACAGCCCGGACCATGCCTTCGGTTTCGGGCTGCAGCGGGTCCTCGACGGGCTGGGCACGCTCATCCTGTCCAGACCGTCACGGAGGCCGCCCCGCTGA
- a CDS encoding M16 family metallopeptidase has product MKRRLRLSLWAPLMLMAASPVWAQSPAPAPSAKARGPALTPVTSVEGITEYRLANGLRVLLFPDPSKPTVTVNVTYFVGSKHEGYGESGMAHLLEHLLFKGTPTTKNVPQALTERGARPNGTTHLDRTNYFETLPASDENLRWALSFEADRMVNSFISKKDLDSEMTVVRNEFEATENNVRGILFQRIFSAAYLWHHYGKSTIGARSDLENVPIERLRAFYRRYYRPDNAMLVVAGRFDEAKTLGLIQGTFGKLKKPSEPLPATYTMEPTQDGEREVTLRRVGDIPVVASAYHVPEGGHPDFAAIHVLAEVLGDNPSGRLYKSLVETKKAAHARARAFQLRDPGLITFAADLRAGQPVEPAREALVKTVEEAARTPFSEEDVTRAKTSLLKMLELMLNHSERSAISLSEWAATGDWRLMFLQRDRIDAVTVADVMRVAQTYLKPSNRTLGTFIPTPQPDRAQMPAPVDLAKAAEGYKGRAAVAQGEAFDPSPANVEARVQRGELTGGMKYALLPKKTRGEMVNATLYFHWGTEAALSGKSDAAVYAGLMLMRGTKKHSRQQLQDAFDQLKARVWVDGGLMGASAYVECPKASLPKVLELVAEVLREPAFDEKEFALSKQERLAGLEAQRSEPRSQGNLALWRVLRGHYPQGHPHHVPTLEESITGAKDATLEQARAFHQAFYGGSHAEFAVVGDFEPKDVVALSGKLFSAWKSPAPYQRVPGVFAHQAPQAVALETPDKANAVYFAGQLLQLREDDADWPALMLGNFVLGGGFLNSRLATRIRQKDGLSYNVSSSINTSDLDAVGTFTTFAIYAPENAGRLESAMREEVTSAVEKGYSTEELEKARSGLLEYRRTARAQDAGLAAKLARYLFLGRTLSFDAGVEEQLARLGPEQVRQAMSRHLAWPKLTQVKAGDFAGAEQKAKDSVKAPAAR; this is encoded by the coding sequence ATGAAGCGTCGTCTCCGGCTTTCCCTATGGGCGCCCCTGATGCTGATGGCCGCCTCACCGGTGTGGGCCCAGTCCCCCGCCCCCGCTCCCTCCGCCAAGGCCCGCGGCCCGGCGCTCACCCCCGTGACGAGCGTGGAAGGCATCACCGAGTACCGCCTGGCCAATGGCCTGCGCGTGCTCCTCTTCCCGGACCCGTCGAAGCCCACCGTCACGGTGAACGTGACGTACTTCGTGGGCAGCAAACACGAGGGGTATGGCGAGTCGGGCATGGCCCACCTGCTGGAGCACCTGCTCTTCAAGGGCACCCCGACGACGAAGAACGTGCCCCAGGCACTCACCGAGCGCGGTGCCCGCCCCAACGGCACCACCCACCTGGATCGCACCAACTACTTCGAGACCCTGCCCGCGTCGGACGAGAACCTGCGCTGGGCGCTGTCGTTCGAAGCCGACCGCATGGTCAACAGCTTCATCTCGAAGAAGGACCTCGACAGCGAGATGACGGTGGTCCGCAACGAGTTCGAGGCCACCGAGAACAACGTCCGCGGCATCCTCTTCCAGCGCATCTTCAGCGCCGCGTACCTCTGGCACCACTATGGCAAGTCCACCATCGGCGCGCGCTCCGACCTGGAGAACGTGCCCATCGAGCGGCTGCGAGCGTTCTACCGGAGGTACTACCGGCCGGATAACGCGATGCTGGTGGTGGCGGGCCGCTTCGACGAGGCGAAGACGCTGGGCCTCATCCAGGGCACCTTCGGCAAGCTGAAGAAACCCTCCGAGCCCCTCCCCGCGACGTACACGATGGAGCCCACGCAGGATGGTGAGCGAGAGGTGACGCTGCGCCGCGTGGGCGACATCCCCGTCGTCGCCAGCGCGTATCACGTGCCCGAGGGCGGCCACCCGGACTTCGCCGCCATCCATGTGTTGGCCGAGGTGCTGGGCGACAACCCCTCGGGCCGGCTCTACAAGTCGTTGGTGGAGACGAAGAAGGCGGCCCATGCCCGCGCCCGAGCCTTCCAGCTCCGCGACCCGGGCCTCATCACCTTCGCGGCGGACCTGCGCGCGGGCCAGCCGGTGGAGCCCGCGCGGGAAGCGTTGGTGAAGACGGTGGAAGAGGCCGCGCGCACGCCCTTCTCCGAGGAGGACGTCACGCGCGCGAAGACGAGCCTCCTCAAGATGTTGGAGTTGATGCTGAACCACTCGGAGCGCTCCGCCATCAGCCTGTCCGAGTGGGCCGCCACGGGCGACTGGCGCCTGATGTTCCTGCAGCGTGACCGCATCGACGCCGTCACGGTCGCCGACGTCATGCGCGTGGCGCAGACGTATCTCAAGCCTTCCAACCGGACGTTGGGCACGTTCATCCCCACGCCCCAGCCGGACCGCGCGCAGATGCCGGCGCCGGTGGACCTGGCGAAGGCAGCCGAAGGCTACAAGGGCCGCGCCGCGGTGGCGCAGGGCGAGGCGTTCGACCCCTCCCCCGCCAACGTGGAGGCGCGCGTGCAACGAGGGGAGCTGACAGGCGGCATGAAGTACGCGCTGCTGCCGAAGAAGACGCGCGGAGAGATGGTGAACGCGACGCTCTACTTCCACTGGGGAACCGAGGCCGCGCTGAGCGGGAAGTCGGACGCGGCGGTGTACGCGGGCCTGATGCTGATGCGAGGCACGAAGAAGCACTCGCGACAGCAGCTCCAGGACGCGTTCGACCAGCTGAAGGCGCGAGTGTGGGTGGACGGCGGACTCATGGGGGCATCGGCGTACGTGGAGTGCCCCAAGGCGAGCCTGCCCAAGGTGCTGGAGCTGGTGGCGGAGGTGCTGCGCGAGCCGGCGTTCGACGAGAAGGAGTTCGCCCTCTCCAAGCAGGAGCGGCTCGCGGGCCTGGAGGCACAGCGCAGCGAGCCGCGGTCCCAGGGCAACCTCGCGCTGTGGCGGGTGCTGAGGGGCCACTACCCCCAGGGGCATCCGCACCACGTGCCCACGCTGGAGGAGAGCATCACCGGGGCGAAGGACGCCACACTCGAGCAGGCGCGCGCCTTCCACCAGGCGTTCTACGGCGGCTCGCATGCGGAGTTCGCGGTGGTGGGAGACTTCGAGCCGAAGGACGTCGTCGCGCTGTCCGGCAAGCTGTTCAGCGCGTGGAAGAGCCCCGCGCCGTACCAGCGCGTGCCAGGGGTGTTCGCCCACCAGGCCCCCCAAGCGGTCGCGCTGGAGACGCCGGACAAGGCCAACGCGGTCTACTTCGCGGGACAGCTGCTCCAGCTTCGCGAGGACGACGCGGACTGGCCCGCGCTGATGCTGGGCAACTTCGTGCTGGGAGGTGGCTTCCTCAACTCACGGCTGGCCACCCGCATCCGACAGAAGGACGGTCTTTCCTACAACGTCTCCAGCAGCATCAACACGAGTGACCTGGACGCGGTGGGCACGTTCACCACCTTCGCCATCTACGCACCGGAGAACGCGGGCCGGCTGGAGTCGGCGATGCGCGAGGAGGTGACGAGTGCGGTGGAGAAGGGCTACTCGACCGAGGAGCTGGAGAAGGCCCGCTCGGGTCTGCTGGAGTACCGGCGGACCGCACGCGCCCAGGATGCGGGCCTCGCGGCCAAGCTGGCCCGGTATCTGTTCCTGGGGCGCACGCTCTCGTTCGACGCGGGGGTGGAGGAGCAGCTCGCCAGGCTCGGGCCGGAGCAGGTGCGTCAGGCGATGTCGCGGCACCTGGCCTGGCCGAAGCTCACCCAGGTGAAGGCGGGCGACTTCGCGGGCGCGGAGCAGAAGGCCAAGGACTCCGTGAAGGCGCCCGCCGCGCGGTGA